A single window of Granulicella mallensis MP5ACTX8 DNA harbors:
- a CDS encoding CobW family GTP-binding protein, translating to MSTTDTRLPVTVLSGFLGAGKTTLLSALLKMPEMANTAVIINEFGEVGLDHSLVEHSDENIVELQSGCICCTIQDDLHQTLQSLIARRYVGSGFDRVVIETTGLADPVPIIHTLMTSPELQALYHLDSVVTVVDAVNGSHTLDTHRESRKQAAMAERILLSKTDLVSKDVREELIDRLHRINPAAKILTGRPPELSVSDLFGEEGYDPLKKTEDVRSWLQAEAYQRQEHEGHHHHHNVNRHNDKIESFAITHEQPIHGLAFEMFIEIMAAKVGPQLLRMKGIVNVKGEDRPAVVHGVQHIFHPVQWLDQWPDEDHRTRLVIITQSIKKEVIEGFFNTLIAAMDEACSDLSATAG from the coding sequence ATGTCGACGACCGATACCCGCCTGCCCGTTACCGTCCTCTCCGGCTTCCTCGGAGCGGGGAAGACCACGTTGCTCTCCGCCCTGTTGAAGATGCCCGAGATGGCAAACACCGCCGTTATCATCAACGAGTTCGGCGAAGTAGGCCTGGACCACAGCCTCGTCGAGCATAGCGACGAGAACATCGTCGAGCTGCAAAGCGGCTGCATCTGCTGCACCATCCAGGATGATCTCCATCAAACCCTGCAATCGTTGATCGCAAGACGCTACGTCGGTTCAGGATTCGACCGGGTGGTGATCGAGACAACCGGCCTCGCGGACCCCGTGCCCATCATCCACACGCTGATGACCTCGCCGGAGCTACAGGCCCTCTACCATCTCGACAGCGTCGTTACGGTGGTAGATGCCGTCAACGGCAGCCACACGCTCGATACTCATCGGGAGTCCCGCAAACAGGCCGCGATGGCGGAACGCATCCTCCTGAGCAAGACGGACCTCGTCAGCAAAGATGTTCGCGAAGAACTGATCGACAGGCTTCACCGCATCAACCCTGCGGCGAAGATTCTGACGGGACGGCCACCGGAACTCTCCGTGTCCGATCTCTTCGGCGAAGAGGGATACGACCCTTTGAAGAAGACCGAGGACGTACGAAGCTGGCTCCAGGCAGAGGCTTATCAACGGCAGGAGCATGAGGGACATCATCACCATCACAACGTGAATCGGCACAACGACAAGATTGAATCATTTGCTATCACGCACGAGCAGCCGATCCACGGGCTGGCTTTCGAGATGTTCATCGAGATCATGGCCGCGAAGGTAGGGCCGCAGTTGCTGCGTATGAAGGGCATCGTCAATGTAAAGGGAGAGGACCGGCCTGCAGTGGTTCACGGCGTGCAGCACATCTTCCATCCTGTGCAGTGGCTGGACCAGTGGCCCGACGAGGACCACCGCACCCGGCTGGTCATCATCACGCAGAGCATCAAGAAAGAGGTCATCGAAGGCTTCTTTAATACTCTCATCGCGGCGATGGACGAGGCCTGCAGCGATCTCAGTGCGACTGCCGGGTGA
- a CDS encoding tRNA dihydrouridine synthase yields the protein MKKDWETTATSDTREMPQHARVPAEMHIGGVRIAPATVLAPMAGVTDTVFRRFIKNSSMFTAEAATPETQGADIDVETSNEVSGCGLIMTEFTSADGLSRMRETKRKRYLTYYEDEHPISAQLFGSNPATLAESAIICQDAGFDLVDLNLGCPAKRVVACNGGSGLLRDLPAIRTIFERVRAAVTIPFTVKFRMGWNDSNIVCVELAKMAEDCGLNAVALHARTREQGYTGVARWEWIAAVKDAVTIPVIGNGDIRTPEDAAAMVEATHCDAVMIGRAAPANPWIFRQIAQYTASKQATGVGTYDKPTDMDRYRMIRDYFERLMHEVAEHPEIVGPADSDLEKRLKRNHESAQRDAIGRMKQFASWFTHGVPGGATLRREIFDAKRGAQVMEKVEAFFTQRANELQPDFVSEPDAELEAAPAAWG from the coding sequence ATGAAGAAGGATTGGGAGACAACGGCAACCTCAGATACGCGTGAGATGCCGCAGCACGCGCGCGTGCCCGCCGAGATGCACATCGGCGGCGTGCGGATCGCGCCCGCGACCGTGCTCGCGCCCATGGCCGGAGTTACGGATACGGTCTTCCGCCGCTTCATCAAGAACTCGTCCATGTTTACCGCTGAAGCCGCTACACCCGAAACACAGGGTGCGGACATCGACGTTGAAACCTCGAATGAGGTCTCCGGCTGCGGGCTCATCATGACGGAGTTCACCTCGGCCGACGGGCTTTCGAGGATGCGCGAGACCAAGCGCAAGCGTTACCTGACCTACTATGAGGACGAGCACCCGATCTCGGCGCAGCTCTTCGGATCGAACCCGGCCACGCTCGCGGAGAGCGCCATCATCTGTCAGGACGCGGGCTTCGATCTCGTGGACCTGAACCTCGGCTGCCCGGCCAAGCGCGTCGTCGCCTGCAACGGCGGCTCAGGGCTGCTGCGCGATCTGCCCGCAATCCGCACGATCTTTGAGCGCGTGCGCGCGGCGGTGACGATTCCCTTCACTGTGAAGTTCCGCATGGGCTGGAACGACTCGAACATTGTCTGCGTGGAACTCGCGAAGATGGCCGAGGACTGCGGTCTGAACGCCGTTGCGCTGCATGCCCGTACGCGCGAGCAGGGCTACACCGGCGTGGCCCGCTGGGAGTGGATCGCCGCCGTGAAGGACGCCGTGACAATTCCCGTGATCGGCAATGGTGACATCCGTACTCCCGAAGACGCTGCCGCGATGGTGGAAGCGACCCACTGCGACGCTGTGATGATCGGCCGCGCCGCACCGGCGAACCCGTGGATCTTCCGCCAGATTGCGCAGTACACCGCCTCCAAGCAGGCCACCGGCGTGGGCACGTATGACAAGCCAACCGACATGGACCGCTACCGCATGATCCGCGACTACTTCGAGCGGCTGATGCACGAGGTCGCCGAGCATCCTGAGATCGTCGGCCCTGCCGACAGCGATCTGGAGAAGCGCCTGAAGCGCAACCACGAGAGCGCCCAGCGCGATGCCATCGGGCGGATGAAGCAGTTCGCGAGCTGGTTTACGCACGGTGTTCCGGGCGGTGCGACGCTGCGCCGCGAGATCTTCGACGCCAAGCGCGGAGCCCAGGTGATGGAGAAGGTGGAAGCGTTCTTTACACAGCGCGCGAACGAGCTGCAGCCGGACTTTGTTTCCGAACCGGACGCCGAGCTTGAGGCTGCACCCGCGGCATGGGGCTAA
- a CDS encoding BrnT family toxin, giving the protein MFDWDEANISHIARHDITPEEAEHVLLNDPLELMVQIHGDEERVLHVGATKALRYLVVLTTWREERLRVVTAYEAPRALRLKYIQGQRRQ; this is encoded by the coding sequence GTGTTCGATTGGGATGAAGCAAATATAAGCCACATCGCTCGGCACGACATTACACCCGAGGAGGCGGAACACGTCCTTCTCAATGATCCCCTCGAACTGATGGTGCAGATTCACGGAGATGAAGAGAGAGTATTGCATGTTGGCGCGACGAAAGCGTTGCGCTATCTCGTAGTACTCACAACGTGGCGCGAAGAACGATTGCGGGTGGTTACGGCCTATGAAGCTCCTCGCGCGCTTCGGTTGAAATACATACAGGGCCAAAGGAGACAGTGA
- a CDS encoding GlsB/YeaQ/YmgE family stress response membrane protein produces the protein MGHGIIWWILIGLIAGFLTGKIMKGEGYGVIGDIVIGILGAILGGWLMSFFHVGGGGIIFSIIVATLGAIILTWLYRLVTNKG, from the coding sequence ATGGGACACGGAATTATCTGGTGGATTTTGATCGGCCTGATCGCTGGTTTCCTGACCGGCAAGATCATGAAGGGCGAAGGTTACGGCGTCATCGGCGACATCGTGATCGGAATTCTCGGCGCGATTCTGGGTGGTTGGCTCATGAGCTTCTTCCACGTCGGCGGTGGCGGAATCATCTTCAGCATCATCGTCGCAACGCTGGGCGCGATCATCCTGACCTGGCTGTATCGACTGGTTACGAATAAGGGATAA
- a CDS encoding ATP-binding protein — MVEPCPICDGSGLRLVERPGGIRVAQECVCRAARRTERATEQARIPQRYAHCSLDEYVTNFAGASRSLASAHVMARKFVQGYPFDTNGNGLLLTGSIGVGKTHLAVGMLQALISERGAKGLFYDYRDLLKQVQNSYNRSVNETELEVLAPVFEAEVLVLDELGASKPTDWVWDTVAHILNTRYNDRRTTIITTNYANLPPFGGEVSGARAAVREETLGDRIGERMRSRLQEMCVVVEMTGEDFRQKVKRASFA; from the coding sequence ATGGTTGAACCCTGCCCTATCTGCGACGGCTCCGGCCTGCGCCTCGTCGAACGCCCCGGCGGCATCCGCGTCGCGCAGGAGTGCGTCTGCCGGGCGGCTCGCCGTACCGAGCGGGCGACGGAGCAGGCCCGCATCCCGCAGCGCTACGCGCACTGCTCGCTCGACGAGTACGTCACCAACTTCGCCGGGGCCAGCCGCTCGCTGGCCTCCGCCCATGTGATGGCGCGCAAGTTCGTCCAGGGCTACCCGTTCGACACCAACGGCAACGGTCTGCTGCTTACCGGCTCCATCGGCGTCGGCAAGACGCACCTCGCGGTGGGCATGCTGCAGGCGCTGATCTCCGAGCGCGGCGCCAAGGGGCTGTTCTACGACTATCGCGACCTGCTCAAGCAGGTGCAGAACAGCTACAACCGCAGCGTGAACGAAACGGAGCTCGAAGTCCTCGCCCCGGTGTTTGAGGCCGAAGTGCTGGTGCTCGACGAACTTGGCGCGTCGAAGCCGACCGACTGGGTGTGGGACACCGTCGCGCACATTCTGAACACCCGCTACAACGACCGCCGCACGACCATCATCACGACCAACTATGCGAACCTCCCGCCCTTTGGCGGCGAGGTCTCAGGGGCACGCGCCGCAGTGCGCGAAGAGACCCTGGGCGACCGCATCGGCGAGCGCATGCGTTCGCGCCTGCAGGAGATGTGCGTCGTCGTCGAGATGACCGGCGAGGACTTCCGCCAGAAGGTCAAACGCGCCAGCTTCGCCTAG
- the rpmE gene encoding 50S ribosomal protein L31: protein MAKTGIHPTYENINVKCACGNIFQTRSTHKGDIVVEICSACHPFFTGKQKLVDTAGRIERFRRKFAATDAKKAEAAANAK, encoded by the coding sequence ATGGCAAAGACTGGAATTCATCCCACCTACGAAAACATCAATGTGAAGTGCGCCTGCGGAAACATCTTCCAGACGCGTTCCACGCACAAGGGCGACATCGTCGTCGAAATCTGCTCCGCCTGCCACCCGTTCTTCACCGGCAAGCAGAAGCTGGTCGACACCGCCGGACGCATCGAGCGCTTCCGCCGCAAGTTCGCGGCAACCGATGCGAAGAAGGCCGAAGCCGCTGCCAACGCGAAGTAA
- a CDS encoding VWA domain-containing protein, with protein sequence MRSLSASVFAAASASRPLSLSLVLALSLGLTAGAQQPAAPAAAPDPAAALAQTPAQAPTQVEQQPAPSTPANTIRRNVNLVVLDGVVVDQKGKVVTDLKREEFHITEDGAPQQVRNFETPGQFTPTPDVTINSTADLDHLAPRAPVNIVLLDEFNTRFEDMAFARYSLKKWLEKQPDKLDTPTMLIAVDLQHFTVLRDYTQNKDEILSALDHHFVAYPWQVHEFAWIAERYTTALYSLRRVAEASIGHFGHKNMIWIGRGFPTLDFARISVDDQQHVHSAVEQTVNELRDARVTLYTVDPAGVQVNPGVYGRDAGIFAAFGGDPDFQALARATGGRNLYGRNDVDAEIGTSIRDGSSLYTLTYVPTNNTEDEHNKLRRIQVTLDRPGLTFITRQGYYPNRFAARPTRDGRMGNRLVSELANAGSSNMAYDAVSFTVTTSPTDSNTYKFHVEPRGVAWYITDGTKPRFTRLIIMSTAFDRKGKELKADARRLEFKAPAAAPSTGRIELPLDFEVKFDAVPKAVRTRMVVRVEASGRMGTADLTLGPGATASSFITQDAAAPAGAPATP encoded by the coding sequence ATGCGCTCTCTGTCTGCTTCCGTATTCGCCGCTGCCTCCGCTTCTCGGCCCCTCTCTCTATCGCTCGTTCTCGCTCTCAGCCTTGGCCTGACCGCTGGTGCACAACAGCCTGCGGCCCCTGCTGCTGCGCCAGATCCTGCCGCCGCTCTTGCGCAGACCCCGGCGCAGGCTCCGACTCAGGTCGAGCAGCAGCCGGCCCCCTCCACTCCGGCGAACACTATCCGGCGCAACGTCAATCTGGTGGTCCTGGATGGTGTCGTCGTCGATCAGAAGGGCAAGGTTGTCACCGATCTCAAGCGGGAAGAGTTTCACATCACTGAAGACGGTGCGCCGCAGCAGGTTCGCAACTTCGAAACACCCGGCCAGTTCACGCCGACACCCGACGTCACGATCAACTCCACAGCGGACCTCGATCACCTGGCGCCGCGCGCTCCGGTTAACATCGTCCTGCTCGACGAGTTCAACACCCGCTTCGAAGATATGGCCTTCGCGCGGTACTCGCTGAAGAAGTGGCTCGAGAAGCAACCGGACAAGCTCGACACGCCGACCATGCTGATCGCCGTGGACCTGCAGCACTTTACCGTGCTGCGGGACTACACCCAGAACAAGGACGAGATCCTCAGCGCGCTCGATCACCACTTCGTCGCCTACCCCTGGCAGGTGCATGAGTTTGCCTGGATAGCGGAACGCTATACGACAGCCCTGTACTCCCTGCGACGGGTGGCCGAAGCCAGCATCGGGCACTTCGGCCATAAGAACATGATCTGGATCGGCCGCGGCTTCCCCACGCTCGACTTCGCGCGGATCTCCGTGGACGATCAGCAGCATGTTCACAGCGCCGTCGAACAGACCGTCAACGAACTCCGCGATGCCCGCGTCACGCTCTACACTGTCGACCCGGCCGGGGTGCAGGTGAACCCCGGCGTCTATGGCAGGGATGCGGGAATCTTCGCGGCCTTCGGCGGCGACCCCGACTTCCAGGCACTCGCCCGCGCCACCGGAGGCCGCAACCTCTATGGCCGCAACGATGTCGACGCCGAGATCGGCACCTCTATCCGGGACGGCTCCAGCCTCTACACCCTGACCTATGTCCCCACCAACAACACGGAGGATGAGCATAATAAGCTCCGCCGCATCCAGGTCACCCTCGACCGCCCCGGCCTTACCTTTATCACCCGCCAGGGCTACTATCCGAACCGCTTCGCCGCGCGTCCGACCCGCGATGGGAGGATGGGAAACCGCCTGGTCTCGGAGCTTGCCAATGCCGGATCGAGCAACATGGCCTACGACGCGGTCTCCTTTACCGTGACGACCTCTCCTACCGACAGCAATACGTACAAGTTCCACGTCGAACCCCGCGGAGTGGCCTGGTACATTACCGACGGCACCAAGCCGCGCTTTACCCGGCTCATCATCATGTCGACCGCCTTCGACCGCAAGGGCAAAGAGTTGAAGGCCGACGCCAGAAGGCTGGAGTTCAAGGCCCCTGCGGCTGCTCCTTCTACAGGACGCATCGAGCTGCCTCTCGATTTCGAGGTGAAATTCGACGCCGTCCCCAAGGCGGTGCGGACTCGCATGGTGGTTCGCGTGGAGGCCTCGGGCCGCATGGGGACAGCCGATCTGACGCTCGGGCCGGGAGCGACGGCCAGCTCCTTCATCACGCAGGACGCGGCGGCGCCGGCGGGCGCACCTGCTACACCGTAG
- the kdsA gene encoding 3-deoxy-8-phosphooctulonate synthase codes for MSHPEKFNIGSVTAGSGELFLIAGPCVLESESHARGLADAIQRIASDLGVPYIFKASYDKANRTSIHSFRGPGLAEGCRILRAIAESNKLPVLTDIHTPEQCVAASDALGPVEAMLQIPAFLCRQTDLLIAAANTGRAINVKKGQFVAPWDIRHAVEKIRESGNQRVSLTERGASFGYNNLVVDMRGLPVMREFAPVVFDGTHSVQTPSGGKGVSGGQPEFIPVLARAAVAAGIDGVFLEVHDNPAEAKSDGANALHLNKLKGVLETLLAVHAAVR; via the coding sequence GTGAGCCATCCAGAAAAGTTCAATATCGGCAGCGTGACCGCGGGCAGCGGCGAGCTGTTTCTTATCGCAGGGCCCTGTGTCCTTGAATCCGAGAGCCATGCACGCGGGTTGGCCGACGCCATCCAGCGCATCGCCTCCGATCTCGGCGTGCCCTACATCTTCAAGGCCAGCTACGACAAGGCCAACCGCACCTCGATCCATAGCTTTCGCGGCCCGGGGCTGGCCGAGGGCTGCCGCATCCTGCGCGCGATCGCGGAGAGCAACAAGCTGCCGGTGCTGACGGACATCCACACGCCCGAGCAGTGCGTGGCGGCGAGCGACGCCCTGGGACCGGTCGAGGCCATGCTGCAGATTCCGGCGTTCCTGTGCCGCCAGACCGACCTGCTGATCGCCGCCGCCAACACCGGCCGCGCGATCAATGTGAAGAAGGGCCAGTTCGTTGCGCCGTGGGACATACGCCATGCGGTCGAGAAGATCCGCGAGAGCGGCAATCAGCGCGTCTCGCTGACGGAACGCGGCGCCAGCTTTGGCTATAACAACCTGGTCGTCGACATGCGCGGGCTGCCGGTGATGCGCGAGTTTGCGCCGGTGGTCTTCGACGGCACGCACTCGGTGCAGACGCCGAGCGGCGGTAAGGGCGTCTCAGGCGGACAGCCGGAGTTTATCCCCGTGCTGGCGCGGGCGGCGGTGGCGGCGGGAATCGACGGAGTGTTTCTGGAGGTCCACGACAACCCCGCCGAAGCTAAGAGCGACGGCGCGAATGCGCTGCATCTCAACAAGCTCAAAGGGGTGCTGGAGACGCTGCTGGCCGTGCATGCGGCCGTGCGGTAG
- a CDS encoding DUF2393 family protein, with amino-acid sequence MQAPDPKSTTPSSGMFNEPPRERSFPTTAVGIASVAVVILVLVLVMLGHRHGSSSAANAAYGPNLAISNIQMSESTSISGGKSTYIDGHIANHGPSTVTGVTVQVLFANDTGMPPQTETVPLSLIRTREPYIDTEPVSAAPLAPGAEADFRLIFEGINDNWNQQKPEIHATQVSTR; translated from the coding sequence ATGCAGGCACCTGACCCGAAGTCAACGACGCCATCCTCCGGAATGTTCAACGAGCCGCCCCGCGAGCGCAGCTTTCCCACGACGGCTGTAGGTATCGCCTCGGTTGCGGTGGTGATCCTGGTGCTCGTGCTGGTGATGCTGGGCCACCGTCATGGCAGCTCGTCTGCTGCTAACGCGGCCTATGGCCCCAATCTCGCGATCAGCAACATTCAGATGAGCGAGTCGACGAGTATCTCCGGCGGCAAATCCACCTACATCGACGGCCACATCGCGAACCACGGCCCGTCGACGGTCACCGGCGTCACCGTGCAGGTGCTGTTTGCCAACGACACGGGGATGCCTCCGCAGACTGAGACCGTCCCCCTGAGCCTGATCCGCACCCGCGAACCCTACATCGACACCGAGCCGGTCAGCGCCGCCCCGCTGGCTCCCGGCGCGGAGGCCGACTTCCGGCTGATCTTTGAAGGCATCAACGACAACTGGAACCAGCAGAAGCCCGAGATCCACGCCACACAGGTCAGCACGCGATAG
- the eutC gene encoding ethanolamine ammonia-lyase subunit EutC produces MSREIDKTDKPQELPTTARLSLGLTGAAIPTREQLRFQLDHALARDAVHTLLDIPALLHGLQLRGRAGFVLRSAIEGESRQKGRHLYLRRPDLGRTLHPDFAQALRDYAASTPEKPDVAFILVDGLSALAIERHALPLLDALLPTLDDCSLGPICIVSQGRVAIGDEIGHLLGARLVVLMIGERPGLSSPDSLGVYITWNPLPGRTDAERNCVSNIRQEGLSYNDAAQRIAFYMKEARRLEATGVALKESSGLKSG; encoded by the coding sequence ATGAGCCGCGAGATCGACAAGACAGATAAGCCGCAAGAGCTCCCCACCACCGCGCGCCTCTCGTTGGGCCTTACCGGCGCTGCCATTCCTACGCGGGAGCAGCTTCGCTTTCAGCTCGATCATGCGCTCGCGCGCGACGCGGTTCACACCCTGCTCGACATTCCGGCGCTGCTGCATGGACTGCAGCTGCGAGGCCGCGCAGGCTTCGTGCTGCGCAGCGCGATCGAAGGCGAATCCCGCCAGAAGGGCCGCCATCTCTACCTGCGCCGCCCCGATCTCGGCCGCACCCTGCATCCTGACTTTGCACAAGCACTGCGGGACTATGCCGCGAGCACCCCGGAAAAACCCGACGTTGCCTTCATCCTCGTGGACGGACTCTCCGCGCTGGCCATCGAGCGCCATGCGCTGCCGCTGCTCGATGCCCTGCTTCCCACGCTGGACGACTGCTCCCTGGGGCCCATCTGCATCGTCTCGCAGGGCCGCGTGGCCATTGGCGATGAGATCGGACATCTGCTCGGAGCCAGACTTGTCGTGCTGATGATCGGCGAACGCCCCGGACTTAGTTCGCCGGACTCGCTCGGGGTCTACATCACGTGGAACCCTCTTCCCGGCCGCACGGACGCCGAGCGCAACTGCGTGTCGAATATCCGTCAGGAGGGGCTGAGCTATAACGATGCAGCACAACGTATCGCGTTCTATATGAAGGAAGCCCGACGACTTGAGGCTACGGGTGTTGCGCTTAAGGAGAGCTCGGGATTGAAGAGTGGCTAG
- a CDS encoding ethanolamine ammonia-lyase subunit EutB encodes MPYSHTVRGVKHTFANLRTLLAKASPLRSGDQLAGIAASGAEERVIAQMTLAELPLSVFTNEAVIPYETDAVTRLIIDSHDPQAFAPIAGLSIGEFRDWLLSDEATGERLAGLSIMPEMAAAVSKLMRVQDLIQVARKISVVSRFRTTVGLPGRLSTRLQPNHPTDDPLGIAASILDGLRLGSGDAVIGINPVSDSVASVTHLLRLIDHVRLRYSIPTQSCVLAHVTTQMEAMQQGAPLDLLFQSIAGTEAANASFGVSLELLDEAHAMARELKRGGLDGETGGENVFYFETGQGSALSANAHHKVDQQTLEARAYAVAQRYKPMLVNTVVGFIGPEYLYDGKQILRAGLEDHFCGKLLGLPMGCDICYTNHAEADQDDMDALLTMLGAAGVNYIMGVPGADDIMLNYQSTSFHDALYLRRLLGLRPAPEFEAWLAGEGFHQLQRLGQPAALLPLEVAQ; translated from the coding sequence ATGCCATACAGTCACACAGTTCGCGGCGTGAAACATACCTTCGCCAACCTGCGGACGCTGCTGGCCAAGGCTTCGCCGCTGCGGTCGGGTGACCAGCTTGCGGGTATAGCAGCCTCCGGGGCGGAGGAGCGGGTCATCGCCCAGATGACCCTCGCCGAGCTGCCCCTGAGCGTCTTCACGAATGAAGCCGTCATTCCCTACGAGACCGATGCCGTAACGCGCCTCATCATCGATAGCCATGATCCGCAAGCCTTTGCGCCGATCGCCGGGCTGAGTATCGGCGAGTTCCGCGACTGGCTACTCTCCGACGAAGCCACCGGCGAGCGGCTTGCCGGACTGTCGATCATGCCGGAGATGGCTGCCGCCGTCTCCAAACTGATGCGCGTGCAGGATTTGATCCAGGTGGCCCGTAAGATCTCTGTGGTCTCCCGCTTCCGCACGACGGTCGGTCTCCCCGGGCGGCTTTCCACTCGGCTGCAGCCGAACCATCCCACCGACGACCCGCTGGGCATCGCCGCCAGCATCCTGGATGGTCTGCGGCTGGGTTCCGGCGATGCGGTCATCGGGATCAACCCGGTCTCGGACAGCGTGGCCAGTGTGACCCATCTGCTGCGGCTGATCGACCACGTGCGCCTGCGCTACAGCATTCCTACGCAAAGCTGCGTGCTGGCCCACGTCACTACGCAGATGGAAGCCATGCAGCAGGGTGCGCCGCTCGATCTGCTCTTTCAATCGATCGCCGGAACCGAGGCCGCGAATGCGTCGTTCGGAGTCAGCCTGGAGCTGCTCGACGAAGCCCATGCCATGGCCCGCGAGCTCAAGCGCGGAGGACTTGACGGTGAGACCGGCGGAGAGAACGTCTTCTACTTCGAGACCGGCCAGGGCAGTGCGCTCTCGGCGAATGCGCACCACAAGGTAGACCAACAGACGCTCGAAGCCCGCGCCTACGCCGTCGCGCAACGTTACAAACCGATGCTGGTGAACACGGTCGTAGGCTTCATCGGGCCGGAGTACCTGTATGACGGCAAACAGATTCTGCGCGCAGGGCTCGAAGACCACTTCTGCGGCAAGCTGCTCGGCCTGCCGATGGGATGTGACATCTGCTACACCAACCACGCCGAAGCCGATCAGGATGACATGGACGCTCTGCTGACCATGCTGGGCGCGGCCGGCGTCAACTACATCATGGGCGTGCCTGGCGCCGACGACATCATGCTGAACTACCAGAGCACCTCGTTCCACGACGCGCTCTACCTGCGCCGTCTGCTGGGGCTCAGGCCCGCGCCGGAGTTCGAAGCCTGGCTCGCCGGCGAAGGTTTTCATCAACTCCAGCGCCTCGGTCAGCCTGCGGCGCTGCTGCCGCTGGAGGTTGCCCAATGA